Part of the candidate division KSB1 bacterium genome, AACCAGAATAATTCTCCCGAAGAGGTCGAAACAGTCGCACGGATTGTTGCAGACTTGCTCAAACCCGCTATTGAATGGACGAACGAAAACGGGCGAATTAAAACACTTGGCACAAAAGACATCCTGATCGTCGCGCCTTATAACGCGCAGGTTGGCGCCCTGCAAAACCGCTTGCCTGAAATCAGGGTCGGTACGGTCGATAAATTTCAGGGCCAGGAAGCGCCCGTAGTTATTTACTCGATGGCAAGCTCATCGGCGGAAGATGCTCCGCGAGGCATGGGTTTCTTGTATAGTCCGAACCGCCTCAACGTGGCTACCAGCCGGGCACGCTGTATTTGCATCCTGGTGGCTGCAGCGCGTTTACTCGAACCGGATTGCCGCACCCCGGAGCAAATGCGTTGGGCGAACGGGCTGTGCCGGTTCAGGGAGCTTGCCACCGTTGTTAATATCTAGAGTACGAGGCGCTTAGTGTGTAGGTGGAGACACTTTAAATCCATTCAAATGACGGTATACCGTTAGAACCGGCGGAGGCGAAACAGCAGAAACGTCGTTCTATGTAAAACAAGAACACCGGGCCAAGGGTATCGGTCGAGCACTCAAGAAAGCCATCATCGATGAAGCCCGTCGCTTGGGGTTTCACTCAGTGATCGCGAAGGTGGCCGAAGGAAGCGATGCGAGCATACACTTAAACGAGAGCTTTGGATTTACGCACGTTGGAACGCTAAGGGAAGTTGGCCGCAAGTTTGGTAAACGACTGGACGTGCATATCATGCAAAGAATTCTGGATTGAGTCCTTTATTTAACACATTTTGACGCATTCAATGTACTCCAAAAAACATAAAATAATGAAGCAAACAATCGGCTACATAACTCTGCTCGTTCGGGACTATAAAAGACACCATTGACTTTTACACAAAGAAGCTTCGCTTCAATCTTGTCGAAGATACCCCGCTGGGCGGTGGAAAACGCTGGGTTCTTGTGGCGCCACCGGGATTTATATGGAATAAACGGGATCTCCTTGAATTGAAGGCATAGCAGCTTCACGCCCCCCTCCTGCAAGATTATTTTTTTTAAGATTTTTTCATAACATAGTCCTTCTTTTAAGTATTCAACATCGATGTCGATAATCAATTGCGTCGAAATGAATGTTGTTTACTTAAAATGAGGTTACGTAATGAAACGGATTTCTATGTTTATTTTTTTGGTCGCCGCAATGACTGTCAGTCACTTGTTTGGCGGAATAAAAGATAAACTCGGACTGGGATTAAACATAAACGCGCATAAACTTTATGGCGACACACGAAGCGGTAGTTTAGGGCTAAGCGGTGGGAATTTGCTTTTGCGGTATCGTTTAAAACCTGCCCTTTTCTTAGAGTCTGAATTGGGATTGCTTAGACTTTCGACCCAAATAAATGGCACCACCCTGGATACCGATATGCTGAACTTTGGTGTCAAAGCAGGCTATACATTTCTTACATCTCAAATTTACCAGCCTTTCATATACGTTGGGCTTGGAGCACTTAACTTTTCAGACAATAGCGGACGTTTCTGGGATGGTTACGCAGCTTTAGGCGCAGGCACGGAATTTTTCGCTTCAACCTCTCTCGCTGTAAATGTCACAGCAGATTTTCGTTATACCAGCGGCGATGGTTTCGATGGTGGGCTCTCTGGATGGCGCACAGATGGTTTTCTTAACCTGGGTCTGGGCTTTATTTATCACTTTAATCGCCACTCAAACCAGGGTGAACCGTACATCACGGTTCCTGAATTCGACCCTTTTTATTTTGAAGTTGCCGAAGCCAATGTTGAAGAAGAAATAGAGGGCATTGTTGAATCGACTGATCAGGAATTGAATATGCAAACCTTGCTGTCATTAATGGAGCAAGAACAGGCTTCCAAAGTGGAAGAAAATGCCATGACCCTGGAGGATGATATTCTGCCTGAGCCGGAGACAACAAGGGAAACCGTGGTTCATCGGGGTGCTGAAATTGAAAGTTGGGTTTATACAGTGCAGCCTAATGACTGGCTGTCTAAAATTGCCGCAATCTTTTACGGGGATCCCATGGCCTATGCAAGAATTGCACAAGACAATCACGATGTTATTCAAAATCCGGAAAAGATTTATGCAGGTCAGAAGCTGCTGGTTAAGATCCAAAAAGGGATGCCTGTCTTTTACAGGGTGAAAAAGGGAGAATCGCTCTCTATAATTGCCAACAGGTTTTACGGGGATCCCATGAAATTCAAAGATATTTTCTTGGCGAATCAGGATGCTATCGAAGATCCCGACATCATCTATCCGGGTCAAGTACTCAAAATTTTTCTTACCAAGAATTAACCACAGCGTTGAGCCGACCCGTTTGAAGGGTGTATTTAAAACGGCTTTCCGAGCTGCAGAGTTCACGTCATTTTGAGTTTCGATAACTCTCAGCTTTTTGGCTCAGGGTTGAGGTTCATCACGGAGCCTGCCCTGAGCCCATAGCCCCGGTTCACAGTGCCAAATCAACCTGCCTGTTTTCTGCTTCTCATTATTCATTTACACGGAAAGAAATCGTCAAGGACGACTATCTCTCCATCTGCAAGACCGCCTTTATCCCAGGAAAAAAATCCATCATCCAGCCGGTTTCCTCCTTACTGTATTGTGAACTTAAATAACTAAAGCTACTTCCAATCATATCTTGACTCTTTCAAAATAAATTTGCACAATTAAGTTGGCAAATGATCATGCAATGATTGCTGCAACCACAGCAATCAGCGATTTATGAGCGAATTTAATGAGAGTTTTAAAAGAGGTCGAACTAATTTGAAAAGAGAAGATGAAATGAAAACGATTGGAATGGTCGCATTGTTTGCTATTTTGGTTCTTCAAAATGTCTGGCTGAGCCAAAACATCATTCAAAACGGAGGTTTTGAGAATGACTTTAGTGGCTGGGTGCCCGTAGACAGCGTTAACATTTCCACTGCAGTGGTTCATTCCGGAGCAAAGTCTTTTATGGCGTCGGACCCAGCGAAAAATCGCTCTAGTATAATTACTCTACAAAGTGGGACGGCACACACAAAGATGGTCAAAGGGTATCGAGCGGAGTATTCCTGTACCGGTTGAATGTAAATGGCTTTGTGAAAACAAGGAAAATGCTGGCGATTAAATAGAACCCAAAGACCGTCTTCTTAGTCGTAACAAATTTCGTTAGAATTCGTTTCGATATAAATCTATCCACAAATATAGTTAACACAACCTTGCGAAGGTTCAGAACCTTGGCAAAGTTTTACATTATCCATAATTTCTTAAGGAGCAAAAGTCATGGCTAAAGTGACCAGGTTTTGCATTTTGGTTTTTTGTGTGTTTGTCTCTTCGTACGGATTTTCCGCGGACAAGAAAGACGATGGTCTGCTATCAGACACGACATTTGCCGGATTAAAACTACGCGGTATCGGACCGGCTTTCATGTCCGGGCGAATCGCTGATATCGCCATCAATCCCAGCGATCCCAGTCAGTGGTATGTTGCTGTGGGCTCAGGCGGTGTCTGGAAAACCAATAATGCCAGCACCACCTGGCAGCCGATCTTCGACGATCAGCCGTCCTACTCCGTTGGCTGTGTCAGCATCGATCCCAATGAGCACACTGTCATTTGGGTTGGTACAGGGGAAAATGTTGGCGGCCGTCATGTCGGCTATGGCGATGGAATTTACCGCAGCGCGGACGGCGGCGCCAGTTGGGAAAATATGGGCTTAAAAGAAACCCATCACATTTCAAAAATCATCGTCCATCCCGAAAACTCCGATATTTTGTGGGTTGCGGCCCAGGGACCGCTGTGGTCAAAAGGGGGGGAACGCGGGCTATATAAAACTACCGATGGCGGCAAAAAATGGAAAAAAGTCTTAGGCGATGATGAATGGACGGGTGTGACGGATATCTTAATCGATCCGCGAAAACCGGATCAGTTGTACGCTGCGACCTGGCAGCGTCACCGTAACGTTGCCGCATACATGGGAGGAGGCCCGGGATCAGGCATTCACCGTTCCGGCGACGGCGGCGAAACCTGGGAAAAGCTCAGCAACGGTTTACCCGAGTCAAATATGGGTAAAATAGGTTTGGCAATTTCGCCGCAAAATCCAGACGTGCTCTATGCGGCCATCGAACTGGATCGCCGCACCGGCGGTGTGTACCGCTCTGCCAATCGCGGCGTTTCATGGACAAAACAATCCGATGCGGTTTCCGGCGCTACCGGCCCGCATTATTATCAGGAGCTCTACGCCAGCCCGCATCAATTTGATCGGCTTTACCTGGTGGATTCGCGCATGCAAATCTCAAATGACGGCGGCAAAACTTTTACCCGCATGAAAGAACAATTTAAACATGGGGATAACCATGCTTTAGCTTTCCGGTCCGATGATCCGGATTATTTGTTGGTAGGTACAGATGGCGGACTCTTCGAGAGTTTTGACCTCGCCGAAAACTGGCGCTATGTTGCCAACCTGCCGGTCACGCAATTTTATAAAGTTGCCCTGGACGACGCAGAGCCCTTTTACAATATTTACGGCGGCACCCAGGATAATTCAACCCAGGGTGGTCCCTCCCGCACCGTTCATTCGTTAGGTATTCGAAACTCTGACTGGTATCGGACCCTGGGCGGCGATGGCCACCAGCCGGCAACCGAACCCGGGAATCCCAATATTGTTTATTCGGAATCCCAGCAAGGCTTTCTGTCACGCATTGACGTCACCACCGGCGAGATTCTTTCAATACAGCCGCAACCTGAGGCCGGTGAAAGCTATGAACGGTTTAACTGGGATTCCCCGATTCTGGTCAGTCCCCACTCGCCGACACGCATATATTTTGCTTCACAACGGGTCTGGCGTTCCGATAATCGCGGTGACAGCTGGACCCCGATCTCGGACGACCTGACCCGCAATCAGGAACGAGTTACACTCCCCATTATGGAGCAGACCTGGAGCTGGGATGCCCCTTGGGACGTCAGTGCCATGTCCAACTACAATACCATCACTTCACTGGCTGAGTCACCCTTACAGGAAGGTTTGATCTACGCCGGCAACGACGACGGCCTCATTCATGTGACCGGAGACGGGGGCCAAAACTGGCGCCGAATTAATGTGGGTGACTTACCGAATGTTCCCGCAACGGCCTTTGTCAATGATGTCAAAGCCGATTTATTCGATGTCAATACCGTTTATATTGCGCTTGATAATCATAAATTTGGCGACCTGAATCCTTATTTGTTAAAAAGCAGGGATCGCGGAAAAAGCTGGCGCTCCATTAAAGGCAACATTCCGGATCGTACTCTGGTTTGGCGTTTGGTGCAGGATCACGTCAATTCGAATCTGTTATTTGCCGCTACCGAGTTTGGTATTTACTTTACGATTGACGGCGGTACAAAATGGATAAAACTCACCGGCGGCGTCCCGACAATTTCATTCCGCGACCTCGCCATTCAGCGTCGAGAAAATGACCTGGTTTGCGCATCCTTTGGCCGCGGTTTTTATATTTTCGATGACTACAGCGTTTTACGCCATGTTTCCGAACAGCAATTAAACCAGGAAGCTACCCTATTCCCTGTTCGTAAAACCTGGTGGTATATCCAGCGTCGACTTGGAGTTATTGGCGGGGCATCCCATTTTACCGCCCCAAACCCGCCTTATGGCGCTGTGTTCACCTATTATCTGAAAGACGAAATAAAAACCCCAAAGGCCCTGCGCAAGGAGAAAGAAAAAAAACAGACTGAGGACAAACAACCGGTTACCTTTCCCGGCTGGGACAAAGTAGAAGCTGAAAGAAGACAGGAAGACCCGCAGATCTGGTTAACTGTAAAAGACAACGAAGGGAGTATAATCAGGCGATTAAAGGGTGAAAATAAGGCGGGTTTTCAGCGCATTGCCTGGGATCTACGCTTTCCACCTACAGATGCTGTCAGCAGCGAAGCAGACTTAAGCGGCGATTTTACCGGCGCCATGGTTGCTCCGGGTAATTACACCGTTACCCTGTCAAAGCAGGTCGATGGCAACAGCACTGATTTGTCTGAACCGGTACCTTTTACTGTTGAGCGGATGTATGAAGGGGCTTTGGCAGGCGCAGACCCAAAAGAAACCGCCGCCTGGTGGAAGGAGACAGCACGGCTTAAAAAGTCTACTTCTGCTGCCTCTCGAGTGTTGGATAAGGCAATAAAAAGAGTAACGTTACTACAAAAGGCTTTAATTCGCACAACATCGGCTCCCGGAAAACTGGATAGCGAGTTGCACCGGATTAAACAAAGCTTACTGACGCTTGATGAGCAGTTGAATGGCAACCGTTCCAAGCGGGAAATCGGTGAAAAAAATAACCCGACAATTGCACGTCGGCTGAATGCGGCTAATTCATTTAATTCAACTTACGGCCCGACCCCGATGCAAAAACGCAGCCTGGAAATTGCGGCTACGGAATTTAAGGAATTAAAGAAAAATCTGGAAAATATTATCAACATGGAGCTGCCTAAAATTGAGGATGCCTTAAAAGCTGCCGGTGCGCCATGGATTGATGGACAACCTATACCGGAGTATTGATTTTCAAAAGTTCATTTGTTTGGTTATGAAAGCACAAATAATCGAAACCTGGCACATCAACAACAGAGTCCATCTCATGCTCATTGATGCTATCAGTGATGAAGGGCTCCATTGTACTTTGT contains:
- a CDS encoding nuclease, translating into NQNNSPEEVETVARIVADLLKPAIEWTNENGRIKTLGTKDILIVAPYNAQVGALQNRLPEIRVGTVDKFQGQEAPVVIYSMASSSAEDAPRGMGFLYSPNRLNVATSRARCICILVAAARLLEPDCRTPEQMRWANGLCRFRELATVVNI
- a CDS encoding LysM peptidoglycan-binding domain-containing protein, coding for MKRISMFIFLVAAMTVSHLFGGIKDKLGLGLNINAHKLYGDTRSGSLGLSGGNLLLRYRLKPALFLESELGLLRLSTQINGTTLDTDMLNFGVKAGYTFLTSQIYQPFIYVGLGALNFSDNSGRFWDGYAALGAGTEFFASTSLAVNVTADFRYTSGDGFDGGLSGWRTDGFLNLGLGFIYHFNRHSNQGEPYITVPEFDPFYFEVAEANVEEEIEGIVESTDQELNMQTLLSLMEQEQASKVEENAMTLEDDILPEPETTRETVVHRGAEIESWVYTVQPNDWLSKIAAIFYGDPMAYARIAQDNHDVIQNPEKIYAGQKLLVKIQKGMPVFYRVKKGESLSIIANRFYGDPMKFKDIFLANQDAIEDPDIIYPGQVLKIFLTKN
- a CDS encoding glycosyl hydrolase, producing the protein MAKVTRFCILVFCVFVSSYGFSADKKDDGLLSDTTFAGLKLRGIGPAFMSGRIADIAINPSDPSQWYVAVGSGGVWKTNNASTTWQPIFDDQPSYSVGCVSIDPNEHTVIWVGTGENVGGRHVGYGDGIYRSADGGASWENMGLKETHHISKIIVHPENSDILWVAAQGPLWSKGGERGLYKTTDGGKKWKKVLGDDEWTGVTDILIDPRKPDQLYAATWQRHRNVAAYMGGGPGSGIHRSGDGGETWEKLSNGLPESNMGKIGLAISPQNPDVLYAAIELDRRTGGVYRSANRGVSWTKQSDAVSGATGPHYYQELYASPHQFDRLYLVDSRMQISNDGGKTFTRMKEQFKHGDNHALAFRSDDPDYLLVGTDGGLFESFDLAENWRYVANLPVTQFYKVALDDAEPFYNIYGGTQDNSTQGGPSRTVHSLGIRNSDWYRTLGGDGHQPATEPGNPNIVYSESQQGFLSRIDVTTGEILSIQPQPEAGESYERFNWDSPILVSPHSPTRIYFASQRVWRSDNRGDSWTPISDDLTRNQERVTLPIMEQTWSWDAPWDVSAMSNYNTITSLAESPLQEGLIYAGNDDGLIHVTGDGGQNWRRINVGDLPNVPATAFVNDVKADLFDVNTVYIALDNHKFGDLNPYLLKSRDRGKSWRSIKGNIPDRTLVWRLVQDHVNSNLLFAATEFGIYFTIDGGTKWIKLTGGVPTISFRDLAIQRRENDLVCASFGRGFYIFDDYSVLRHVSEQQLNQEATLFPVRKTWWYIQRRLGVIGGASHFTAPNPPYGAVFTYYLKDEIKTPKALRKEKEKKQTEDKQPVTFPGWDKVEAERRQEDPQIWLTVKDNEGSIIRRLKGENKAGFQRIAWDLRFPPTDAVSSEADLSGDFTGAMVAPGNYTVTLSKQVDGNSTDLSEPVPFTVERMYEGALAGADPKETAAWWKETARLKKSTSAASRVLDKAIKRVTLLQKALIRTTSAPGKLDSELHRIKQSLLTLDEQLNGNRSKREIGEKNNPTIARRLNAANSFNSTYGPTPMQKRSLEIAATEFKELKKNLENIINMELPKIEDALKAAGAPWIDGQPIPEY